The Candidatus Polarisedimenticolia bacterium genome window below encodes:
- a CDS encoding O-antigen ligase family protein — protein MPPDPIRPARVPLLVAALGCAVLALAVLLPPEIDPIAGAACKALLAAAIGLLALEGGDRPAFLPAWTWGLLPFAIVAIATAACRARALDEASDATALILAALIGRRMATEPRARDAFVGLLVTLACVAALRAVMQHHVIYPIEAGALRAGGGEGSALVLARLEAGRPSGPFTLPAALGGFLAMSLPLTLALMRRAPGTVARAGILLAALLQGYALFLTRSVGALLATTVSIVLALPFIAPGRPARLRAGVLALAIAGAAFFLYARRGEIGSPGSDPFLLRAGNWRAAVLMIRDHPLFGTGPGSFGTFYPRYIEPGMNETRYAHDSYLQAVAGWGAWAIVPLILFAAAVGSRLRSAWRAGGGDLPVLAAGAAFLVHNLIDFTAFLPGVALPASVLLGAGLATQGDRERTSRRAPAALALVLALALPAHAVAGALSRNLLKRAQEAASDGEPGTALALARLAAARRPSDPSPPAFISEWVLAHGMRDMALGAEGERAALLAARLDPESAIRHYTLSLYHAAAERPADAYRELLAAHRLYPLKELYRAGLRPFEARNR, from the coding sequence GTGCCGCCTGATCCGATCCGGCCCGCCCGCGTCCCGCTCCTCGTTGCGGCGCTCGGCTGCGCCGTCCTGGCGCTGGCCGTGCTCCTCCCCCCCGAGATCGACCCGATCGCGGGCGCCGCGTGCAAGGCGCTCCTGGCCGCAGCGATCGGCCTCCTCGCCCTGGAGGGCGGGGATCGGCCGGCGTTTCTCCCGGCCTGGACCTGGGGCCTCCTGCCGTTCGCCATCGTGGCGATCGCGACCGCGGCCTGCCGCGCGCGCGCGCTGGATGAAGCGAGCGATGCCACGGCGCTCATCCTGGCCGCCCTGATCGGCCGCAGGATGGCGACGGAGCCCCGGGCTCGTGACGCCTTCGTCGGCCTGCTGGTGACTCTCGCCTGCGTCGCCGCCCTTCGCGCGGTCATGCAGCACCACGTGATCTACCCGATCGAGGCGGGCGCCCTGCGCGCCGGAGGAGGAGAGGGATCGGCCCTGGTCCTGGCGCGTCTCGAGGCGGGCCGCCCGTCCGGGCCCTTCACGCTCCCCGCCGCCCTGGGCGGGTTCCTCGCGATGAGTCTCCCCCTGACCCTCGCCCTGATGAGGCGCGCGCCCGGGACCGTCGCACGGGCCGGCATCCTCCTGGCGGCGCTGCTCCAGGGATACGCGCTCTTTCTGACCCGATCGGTCGGGGCGCTCCTGGCGACCACGGTCTCGATCGTCCTGGCGCTCCCGTTCATCGCTCCGGGGCGCCCGGCCCGGCTGCGCGCGGGCGTGCTGGCGCTGGCGATCGCCGGCGCGGCCTTCTTCCTGTATGCGCGCCGCGGGGAGATCGGCTCGCCCGGCTCCGATCCATTCCTCCTGCGGGCGGGCAACTGGCGCGCCGCCGTGCTGATGATCCGCGATCATCCGCTGTTCGGCACCGGGCCGGGATCGTTCGGCACCTTCTACCCCCGGTACATCGAGCCCGGGATGAACGAGACGCGCTACGCGCACGATTCGTATCTTCAAGCCGTGGCCGGCTGGGGAGCGTGGGCGATCGTGCCTCTGATCCTGTTCGCCGCGGCCGTGGGGTCGCGGCTGCGCTCTGCCTGGCGCGCCGGCGGAGGAGACCTGCCGGTGCTCGCCGCCGGGGCGGCGTTCCTGGTGCACAACCTGATCGATTTCACCGCCTTCCTGCCGGGCGTGGCGCTGCCGGCGAGCGTACTTCTCGGGGCCGGCCTGGCGACCCAGGGGGACCGAGAGCGAACGTCACGACGAGCTCCGGCCGCCCTGGCGCTCGTCCTGGCCCTGGCGCTGCCGGCCCACGCCGTCGCGGGCGCCCTGTCCCGGAATCTGCTGAAGCGAGCGCAGGAGGCGGCCTCGGACGGGGAACCGGGGACGGCCCTGGCGCTGGCGCGCCTCGCGGCGGCCCGCCGTCCGTCCGATCCGTCCCCCCCGGCATTCATCTCGGAGTGGGTCCTGGCGCACGGCATGCGAGACATGGCGCTTGGGGCCGAAGGGGAGCGCGCCGCGCTCCTGGCCGCGAGGCTCGACCCGGAATCGGCCATCCGGCACTACACCCTGTCGCTCTACCACGCGGCCGCGGAACGCCCTGCCGATGCCTATCGCGAGCTGCTGGCGGCGCATCGCCTCTACCCGCTCAAGGAGCTTTACCGCGCGGGCCTGCGTCCGTTCGAGGCTCGAAACCGATGA
- a CDS encoding O-antigen ligase family protein, which translates to MMRFSLLAVGAGIVLLAPFREGGRDPAALFLLHSLVLLYVAVASPAWMRSIRIGRPDFTDPLVPVALAMGAALAAAGASALAAAYPYAAGLGACDFLMPCLLLAVAALAATAEADLSRLRALVAVSSAAQALLVLARYPGGGAMAAGASFLNPSHLAAFLNLGFFLSATAAAAPVMRPRARFLWAASAALHLLSIGLLESRGAFLALLAGLVVFAIRERRRMRPRLRAIAFLMIGLLGLTMSLVLHQRFARAEDPYRYRRVEIWKAAWQMVRDRPLLGYGPANFPHVSPAYNFPIDDGPVRYGRTFHGAHNAYLTLVAEAGAPGAACFAAAAVASLLALLRRKGRAAAIDLDGSLSGVGLAILALLVHATVEDLQERPALTILPALLAGTALGVLRRSPAVLSWSPARPARLLIAAGLAYLFLLAVLLPFLADREARIAHVLGREGLRHMQRAAALVPFQPEYHHDLAMALLNSEPLSPDSLAGAQSELLDAERLKPIDYRFPLLRARLEARLVPRLYADPAAGARAVELYDRATRLAPLDPRPRIELAAHLVELGKRDQALLIIREALGLEPGFVRARILEASILLDMGRRDEARASLAAAGTTVSSLPAQVQDSGYAREILADSRSERERLEVRLSGSVGDPDPRSPGDFRVPDRAPPTPSGR; encoded by the coding sequence ATGATGAGGTTTTCGCTTCTTGCCGTCGGCGCGGGAATCGTCCTTCTGGCTCCGTTCCGCGAGGGGGGACGCGACCCGGCGGCGCTCTTCCTTCTGCACAGCCTCGTGCTTCTGTACGTGGCGGTGGCGTCCCCGGCCTGGATGCGATCGATCCGAATCGGTCGTCCCGATTTCACCGATCCCCTCGTTCCGGTGGCTCTTGCGATGGGCGCCGCCCTGGCCGCGGCCGGCGCCTCGGCCCTGGCCGCCGCGTACCCGTACGCTGCGGGCCTTGGGGCATGCGACTTCCTCATGCCCTGCCTGTTGCTTGCCGTCGCGGCTCTCGCCGCCACCGCCGAGGCGGACCTCAGTCGACTCCGCGCGCTGGTGGCCGTCTCCTCCGCGGCGCAGGCGCTCCTGGTTCTGGCCAGGTATCCCGGCGGCGGGGCGATGGCGGCGGGCGCGTCGTTCCTGAACCCGAGCCACCTGGCCGCCTTCCTGAACCTGGGCTTCTTCCTGAGCGCCACCGCGGCGGCGGCGCCGGTCATGCGGCCCCGCGCGCGATTCCTGTGGGCCGCGTCCGCGGCGCTCCATCTCCTGTCGATCGGCCTTCTGGAGTCGCGGGGAGCGTTCCTGGCCCTTCTCGCCGGGCTCGTGGTGTTCGCCATCCGCGAGCGCCGGCGCATGAGGCCTCGGCTGCGCGCGATCGCCTTCCTGATGATCGGGCTTCTCGGCCTGACCATGAGCCTGGTCCTGCACCAGCGGTTCGCGCGCGCGGAGGATCCCTACCGCTATCGGCGGGTCGAGATCTGGAAGGCGGCGTGGCAGATGGTCCGGGATCGCCCGCTTCTCGGGTACGGGCCGGCGAATTTCCCGCATGTGTCACCGGCCTACAATTTCCCGATCGATGACGGCCCGGTGCGCTACGGCCGCACCTTTCACGGGGCGCACAACGCCTACCTGACTCTCGTCGCCGAAGCCGGGGCGCCCGGGGCGGCGTGCTTCGCGGCGGCCGCCGTGGCCAGTCTTCTCGCCCTGCTGAGGAGAAAAGGGAGAGCGGCCGCCATCGATCTCGACGGCAGCCTGAGCGGCGTCGGCCTCGCGATCCTGGCGCTCCTCGTCCACGCCACCGTGGAGGACCTGCAGGAGCGCCCGGCCCTGACGATCCTTCCGGCCTTGCTCGCCGGCACGGCCCTGGGTGTCCTGCGCCGATCCCCCGCCGTGCTGTCCTGGAGTCCGGCGCGTCCCGCCCGTCTTCTGATCGCCGCCGGCCTCGCCTACCTGTTCCTGCTGGCGGTTCTCCTGCCGTTCCTGGCGGACCGGGAGGCGCGGATCGCCCACGTACTCGGCCGCGAAGGCTTGCGCCACATGCAGCGCGCCGCCGCCCTGGTGCCGTTCCAGCCGGAGTACCACCACGACCTCGCCATGGCCCTCCTGAACTCCGAGCCGCTCTCGCCCGATTCCCTGGCGGGGGCCCAGAGCGAGCTCCTCGATGCGGAACGGCTCAAGCCGATCGACTACCGCTTCCCCCTTCTGCGCGCGCGCCTCGAGGCCCGTCTGGTCCCCCGGCTGTACGCGGACCCCGCCGCCGGCGCGCGCGCCGTCGAGCTTTACGACCGGGCCACCCGCCTGGCCCCCCTCGACCCCCGCCCCCGGATCGAACTGGCTGCGCACCTCGTCGAACTGGGGAAACGCGATCAGGCTCTTCTGATTATTCGCGAGGCGCTGGGTCTCGAGCCGGGGTTCGTGCGCGCCCGCATCCTGGAGGCGTCCATTCTTCTGGACATGGGCCGGCGTGACGAAGCGCGGGCCTCCCTGGCCGCAGCCGGAACGACGGTCTCGAGCCTGCCGGCCCAGGTCCAGGACAGCGGTTACGCCCGTGAAATCCTCGCCGATTCGCGATCCGAAAGGGAGCGGCTGGAGGTGCGCCTGAGCGGGTCAGTCGGGGACCCGGACCCACGGTCCCCGGGAGACTTTCGAGTCCCGGATCGGGCTCCTCCGACGCCATCCGGGAGGTGA
- the asnB gene encoding asparagine synthase (glutamine-hydrolyzing): MCGICGVIEFGPGERAVEEKTLIRMRDTMTHRGPDDAGIYLSPDRRVGLGHRRLSIIDLSPAGRQPMTNEDGTIWITFNGEIYNHARLRPGLEARGHVYRSRTDTETLLHLYEEEGPDFVRKLEGMFALAIWDDRRKELLLARDRIGVKPLYYAVLPGTVLFASEIKAILEHPRMSRRIDLAAFYHYLTFIASPAPRTLFQGVHKMPPSTRVIIDSRGTIRSETWWDPMDAPPEEGARYEDEDFCVARVRDLLTQSIEKRMMADVPFGVFLSGGLDSSANVALMARIMDRPVRTFSVGFRDHPEHNEFTYARKVAQLFKTDHHEVEIGWRDLLDFMPELVFHQDEPIADWVCVPLHYVARLARRSGTIVVQVGEGSDEQFFGYDHYLRMYRNQARFVKPLMGLPRVLRALTYHAARGLAFLLRRGGERLDLLRSVALDETFFWGGAIAWREAEKRRLLSDEVLRRIDGLSSHDVVLGIDRTARSRIKDSDFGKRMIYLELKNRLAELLLMRVDKITMASSIEARVPFLDHALVEFTMRVPTDLKIRQGQSKYILKKAMAGILPDEIIHRPKQGFGAPIKEWLRGDLYAPAFSGVMNSRLRSENLLDYDHVERLFQAHRSGARDHSWHLWTLYNLSGWYDHWIAREAA, translated from the coding sequence GTGTGCGGCATCTGCGGTGTCATTGAGTTCGGACCAGGGGAGCGAGCGGTCGAAGAAAAGACCCTCATCCGGATGCGCGACACCATGACGCACCGCGGCCCGGACGACGCGGGGATCTACCTGTCCCCCGACCGCCGGGTGGGGCTGGGACACCGGCGGCTGTCCATCATCGATCTGTCTCCCGCCGGCCGCCAGCCGATGACGAACGAGGACGGGACGATCTGGATCACCTTCAACGGCGAGATCTACAACCACGCGCGGCTGCGCCCCGGCCTCGAGGCCAGGGGGCACGTGTATCGATCGCGCACCGACACCGAAACGCTCCTGCACCTGTACGAGGAGGAGGGCCCCGATTTCGTCCGCAAGCTGGAGGGGATGTTCGCCCTCGCCATCTGGGACGACCGCCGCAAGGAGCTCCTCCTGGCGCGCGACCGGATCGGCGTCAAGCCGCTGTACTACGCGGTCCTGCCGGGGACCGTCCTGTTCGCCTCGGAGATCAAGGCCATCCTGGAGCACCCGAGGATGTCGCGGCGGATCGACCTGGCCGCCTTCTATCACTACCTGACGTTCATCGCCTCGCCCGCCCCGCGGACCCTGTTCCAGGGGGTCCACAAGATGCCGCCCTCGACCCGCGTGATCATCGACAGCCGGGGGACCATCCGTTCGGAGACCTGGTGGGATCCGATGGACGCCCCGCCCGAGGAGGGGGCGCGGTACGAGGACGAGGACTTCTGCGTCGCCCGCGTCCGCGACCTGCTGACGCAATCGATCGAAAAGCGGATGATGGCGGACGTGCCGTTCGGCGTGTTCCTCTCGGGCGGGCTCGACTCCTCCGCCAACGTGGCGCTCATGGCGCGCATCATGGACCGGCCCGTGCGCACCTTTTCCGTGGGCTTCAGAGACCACCCGGAGCACAACGAGTTCACCTACGCCCGCAAGGTGGCCCAGCTGTTCAAGACCGACCATCACGAGGTGGAGATCGGCTGGCGCGACCTTCTCGACTTCATGCCCGAGCTGGTGTTCCACCAGGACGAGCCGATCGCCGACTGGGTGTGCGTGCCCCTGCACTACGTGGCGCGCCTTGCGAGGCGGAGCGGCACGATCGTCGTCCAGGTCGGGGAGGGCAGCGACGAGCAGTTCTTCGGCTACGATCACTACCTGCGCATGTACAGGAACCAGGCGCGCTTCGTGAAGCCCCTGATGGGGCTGCCGCGGGTGCTGCGCGCCCTGACCTACCATGCGGCGCGCGGCCTCGCATTCCTCCTGCGCCGGGGAGGCGAGCGGCTCGATCTCCTGCGCTCCGTGGCGCTCGACGAGACCTTCTTCTGGGGCGGCGCGATCGCCTGGCGCGAGGCCGAAAAGAGGCGCCTGCTGTCCGACGAGGTGCTCCGCCGGATCGACGGGTTGAGCTCGCACGACGTCGTCCTCGGGATCGACCGGACGGCGCGCAGCCGCATCAAGGACAGCGACTTCGGAAAGAGGATGATCTACCTGGAGCTCAAGAACCGGCTGGCGGAGCTCCTGCTCATGCGCGTGGACAAGATCACCATGGCGTCGTCGATCGAGGCGCGCGTGCCCTTCCTGGATCATGCGCTCGTCGAGTTCACCATGCGCGTGCCCACGGATCTCAAGATCCGGCAGGGCCAGTCCAAGTACATTCTGAAAAAGGCGATGGCCGGGATCCTTCCCGACGAAATCATCCATCGTCCCAAGCAGGGATTCGGGGCGCCGATCAAGGAGTGGCTGCGCGGCGACCTGTACGCCCCCGCCTTCTCCGGGGTCATGAACTCGCGCCTGCGAAGCGAGAACCTCCTCGATTACGACCATGTCGAGCGCCTGTTCCAGGCGCATCGGAGCGGGGCGCGCGACCACAGCTGGCACCTGTGGACGCTGTACAACCTGAGCGGCTGGTACGATCACTGGATCGCCCGGGAGGCCGCCTGA
- a CDS encoding glycosyltransferase produces the protein MTGAAVRLRDAIPGEERGAPEPAAAVVFLARDRAEAGRLLPRLLPGRAVLEVRRENLAGAGPWGAAAMLRSLPCAEVVFLIDDLDAHERLWRIQALGAAAAGRPTSILDLQGRRLRLSPGRFLGRDLPFLVAGLAASAGALLRTAARVRRLALVARHRPKPATGRRVVYLRTDFWSGIRAGGSVGHTAGVAAGLAAAGCEVGFIASGRPGAIGICRHEVRVVAPKRLYNVGREVAALAHSFHFEKHAARLLAENPPGFLYQRFDPANHAGVALARRLDIPLVLEYNGSEVWIADHWGRPLGQRALYERIEAINLRHADLVSVVSGALRDDVVARGVEPGRVVVLPNAVDPERYHPGLDATEVRTRLGLSGSCVCGFIGTFGVWHGASVMARAASRVLAARPQARFLFVGDGAERGAAEAILAEAGVLDRARFTGLVAQEHGPGHLAAMDILVAPHVANADGSRFFGSPTKLFEYMAMGRAIVASRLEQIGEVLEDGRTALLVPPGDEAALAAAILRLVDRPDERDRLGRAARAAAEKRHTWESRAQGLLSRLRDMGLLRWS, from the coding sequence ATGACCGGCGCGGCCGTCCGTCTGCGAGACGCGATCCCCGGGGAAGAGAGGGGTGCTCCCGAGCCTGCGGCCGCGGTCGTCTTCCTGGCACGGGATCGGGCGGAGGCGGGGAGGCTTCTGCCGCGCCTGCTCCCGGGCCGTGCCGTCCTGGAGGTGCGACGCGAGAACCTCGCGGGGGCCGGACCGTGGGGCGCCGCCGCGATGCTCCGGTCCCTGCCGTGCGCCGAGGTGGTCTTTCTGATCGACGACCTCGACGCCCACGAAAGGCTCTGGCGCATCCAGGCTCTCGGTGCCGCGGCCGCGGGGAGGCCGACCTCCATTCTCGACCTGCAGGGACGGCGCCTGCGTCTGTCGCCCGGGCGGTTTCTCGGACGCGACCTGCCGTTTCTCGTCGCGGGACTGGCGGCGTCGGCGGGGGCCCTCCTGAGGACGGCGGCGCGCGTCCGCCGCCTGGCCCTTGTGGCACGCCATCGTCCGAAGCCCGCGACCGGGCGCCGCGTGGTCTACCTGCGCACCGACTTCTGGTCCGGCATCCGGGCGGGCGGATCGGTCGGGCACACCGCCGGGGTCGCCGCGGGGCTCGCGGCCGCCGGGTGCGAGGTCGGCTTCATCGCCTCGGGGCGTCCCGGGGCGATCGGGATCTGCCGGCACGAGGTGCGCGTGGTCGCTCCGAAGCGCCTGTACAACGTCGGCCGCGAGGTCGCGGCGCTGGCGCACTCGTTTCACTTCGAGAAGCACGCCGCCCGCCTCCTCGCGGAGAATCCGCCCGGCTTCCTGTACCAGCGCTTCGATCCGGCCAATCACGCCGGGGTCGCCCTGGCGCGCCGCCTGGATATTCCCCTGGTGCTCGAATACAACGGCTCCGAAGTCTGGATCGCCGATCACTGGGGACGGCCGCTCGGACAGCGGGCGCTGTACGAGAGGATCGAGGCGATCAACCTGCGCCATGCCGACCTGGTGTCGGTGGTCTCCGGGGCGCTCCGGGACGACGTCGTGGCGCGCGGCGTCGAGCCCGGGCGGGTCGTGGTGCTGCCGAACGCCGTCGATCCCGAGCGCTACCATCCCGGCCTCGACGCCACCGAGGTCCGGACGCGGCTGGGCCTGAGCGGATCCTGCGTCTGTGGGTTCATCGGCACGTTCGGCGTCTGGCACGGGGCCAGCGTGATGGCGAGGGCGGCGTCGCGCGTCCTCGCCGCGCGGCCGCAGGCGCGCTTCCTGTTCGTGGGCGACGGCGCGGAGCGGGGCGCCGCGGAAGCGATCCTGGCGGAGGCTGGCGTCCTGGATCGCGCCCGGTTTACCGGGCTCGTCGCGCAGGAGCACGGGCCTGGTCACCTGGCGGCCATGGACATCCTGGTGGCGCCGCACGTCGCGAACGCGGATGGCAGCCGGTTCTTCGGATCACCGACCAAGCTCTTCGAATACATGGCGATGGGGCGCGCCATCGTGGCCAGCCGGCTGGAGCAGATCGGCGAGGTGCTCGAGGACGGGCGGACCGCGCTCCTGGTGCCGCCGGGGGACGAGGCGGCGCTCGCCGCCGCGATCCTGCGGCTCGTCGACCGTCCCGATGAAAGAGACCGGCTCGGCCGGGCCGCGCGCGCCGCCGCGGAGAAGCGCCACACCTGGGAGTCGCGCGCCCAGGGGCTTCTGTCACGCCTGCGCGACATGGGGCTTCTGCGATGGAGCTGA
- a CDS encoding prepilin-type N-terminal cleavage/methylation domain-containing protein, translating into MRKEKGFTLIELLIVVAIIGIIAAIAIPNLLNAIDRGKQKRTMADMRSLGTSIESYAVDNNFYPKGMASIAAAALSTHVSPIYIKTVPSTDGWNNAWDVDSTATGAQYTITSPAKDGTQGVQTGGQTGDFVCDILFANGQFFQWPQGTQT; encoded by the coding sequence ATGCGCAAGGAGAAAGGCTTCACACTGATCGAGCTCCTGATCGTTGTGGCAATCATCGGGATCATCGCGGCCATCGCGATACCGAACCTGCTGAATGCCATCGACCGGGGCAAGCAGAAGAGGACGATGGCCGATATGCGGTCGCTCGGTACGTCGATCGAGTCCTACGCGGTAGACAACAACTTCTACCCGAAGGGCATGGCCAGCATCGCGGCGGCGGCCCTCAGCACGCACGTGTCCCCGATCTACATCAAGACGGTGCCGTCGACCGACGGCTGGAACAACGCGTGGGACGTCGACTCGACCGCGACCGGCGCGCAGTACACGATCACGAGCCCGGCGAAGGACGGCACGCAGGGTGTGCAGACGGGCGGCCAGACCGGCGACTTCGTCTGCGACATTCTGTTCGCCAACGGCCAGTTCTTCCAGTGGCCGCAGGGTACCCAGACCTAA
- a CDS encoding alginate lyase family protein encodes MELSRALQLPIGAARDLKRRVGRAVRRLQDGARLALPSENAFLGDLGGRFGTFEEFLAAAGHDASSRLLLGDLRREFAATYFATRHPERRARVIARADRVLAHRFDLLGSGDRDLGPRIPWHADFKAGHHWEPGAHFEDLRARLEGDFGRGFDVKVPWELSRFQHLPALGQALWLTGDGRYYAEFRAQVLDWIAGNRPGRGVNWTCAMDVAIRAVNWIWAYALFRPEILADRPLASLLFRSLFVHGRFIVLNLEAGAGPSGNHYFADLVGLLFLGLLFRGAPEADSWRGLAITEIARENERQTGPDGVDYEASTSYHRLMTEMALTSLLLLERAGFRLPALRHRVHAMVGYVAHYTKPDGLAPQVGDNDDGRLQILGDYDADRRDHRHLLALGGCAFDDGALFALAGGRWEEAFWFFGEDCARRLESPAAPRVSVTGRHFKEGGAVLLRHDDLYAFFETGPVGLGGLGTHAHNDTLAVEIQALGEDLLVDPGTGGYTPDLPLRDRFRSTAAHNTVRVDGEEINPLPGRPFELPGIDRPEVVRFESRTGFDLAEALHHGYARLPDPVVHRRIVLLNKRTRRFVIEDRLEGRGRHRIEWFFHLGPRCVLADRDLGCPSRFRSGGVEFGLLPVSLPEGARGYLEDDLFSPGYGRVERARVVRYEWTGDLPAIARFAIEPGAPSGGPARTLREEWP; translated from the coding sequence ATGGAGCTGAGCCGGGCGCTCCAGCTGCCGATCGGCGCGGCGCGCGATTTGAAGAGGCGCGTCGGACGGGCGGTGCGCCGCCTGCAGGACGGCGCGCGCCTGGCGCTGCCGTCCGAGAACGCCTTCCTCGGCGACCTCGGGGGGCGCTTCGGCACGTTCGAGGAGTTCCTGGCGGCCGCCGGGCACGATGCCTCGAGCCGCCTGCTCCTCGGCGACCTGCGGCGCGAATTCGCCGCGACGTACTTCGCCACGCGCCACCCGGAGAGACGGGCGCGCGTCATCGCCCGGGCCGACCGGGTCCTGGCGCACCGTTTCGATCTCCTTGGCTCGGGAGACCGGGACCTGGGACCCCGGATCCCCTGGCACGCCGATTTCAAGGCGGGGCATCACTGGGAGCCCGGCGCCCATTTCGAGGACCTGCGCGCCCGCCTCGAAGGGGATTTCGGGAGGGGTTTCGACGTGAAGGTCCCCTGGGAGCTCTCCCGCTTCCAGCACCTGCCGGCGCTCGGGCAGGCCCTGTGGCTGACCGGGGATGGGCGATATTACGCGGAGTTCCGCGCCCAGGTCCTCGACTGGATTGCGGGGAATCGCCCGGGGCGCGGCGTGAACTGGACGTGCGCCATGGACGTCGCCATCCGGGCGGTCAACTGGATCTGGGCGTACGCCCTGTTCCGGCCGGAGATCCTGGCGGATCGTCCGCTCGCGTCCCTGCTGTTCCGCTCGCTGTTCGTGCACGGACGGTTCATCGTCCTGAACCTCGAGGCCGGTGCGGGACCGAGCGGCAACCACTATTTCGCCGATCTCGTGGGGCTGCTGTTCCTGGGGCTCCTGTTCCGGGGCGCTCCGGAGGCCGACTCCTGGAGGGGCCTGGCGATCACCGAGATCGCCCGCGAAAACGAGCGGCAGACCGGCCCGGACGGAGTGGACTACGAAGCCTCGACCTCCTACCACCGCCTGATGACCGAGATGGCCCTGACGTCCCTGCTGCTCCTGGAACGGGCCGGCTTCCGCCTGCCGGCCCTCCGGCACCGCGTGCACGCCATGGTCGGCTACGTCGCGCACTACACCAAGCCGGACGGCCTGGCGCCGCAGGTGGGGGACAACGACGACGGACGCCTGCAGATCCTCGGCGACTACGACGCCGATCGGCGCGATCACCGGCACCTGCTGGCGCTCGGCGGGTGTGCCTTCGACGACGGCGCCCTCTTCGCCCTGGCTGGGGGACGCTGGGAGGAAGCGTTCTGGTTCTTCGGAGAGGATTGCGCCCGGCGGCTGGAGTCGCCGGCGGCGCCCCGGGTCAGCGTGACCGGAAGGCACTTCAAGGAGGGCGGCGCCGTCCTTCTCCGGCACGACGACCTGTACGCCTTCTTCGAGACGGGCCCGGTGGGCCTGGGAGGGCTCGGGACGCACGCCCACAACGATACGCTGGCGGTGGAGATCCAGGCGCTGGGGGAGGACCTGCTCGTCGATCCGGGGACCGGGGGCTACACGCCGGACCTGCCGCTCAGGGACCGCTTCCGGTCGACTGCGGCCCATAATACGGTGCGGGTCGACGGCGAGGAGATCAACCCGCTCCCCGGGAGGCCGTTCGAGCTGCCGGGGATCGATCGCCCCGAGGTCGTGCGCTTCGAGTCGCGCACCGGATTCGACCTGGCCGAGGCGCTGCACCACGGATACGCCCGCCTTCCCGATCCCGTCGTGCATCGCCGCATCGTCCTTCTGAACAAGAGGACGCGTCGCTTCGTGATCGAGGATCGACTCGAGGGCCGGGGCCGGCATCGCATCGAATGGTTCTTCCACCTGGGACCGCGCTGCGTGCTGGCCGATCGGGATCTCGGCTGCCCGTCGCGTTTCCGGAGCGGCGGGGTCGAGTTCGGTCTCCTGCCGGTGTCCCTGCCGGAAGGGGCCCGGGGCTACCTGGAGGACGATCTGTTCTCGCCGGGGTACGGCCGGGTCGAGCGCGCGCGCGTCGTGCGCTACGAGTGGACCGGCGATCTGCCGGCCATCGCACGCTTCGCCATCGAGCCCGGAGCCCCTTCCGGGGGGCCCGCCCGGACGCTTCGGGAGGAGTGGCCGTGA